The sequence AACAGCTCAGGAAAACAATGTCATTCCTCCCTTAATGATGCTGTGACAACTAAAGAGAAATATTACCGTTGGCTCAAATACGTTGCCAGTGGTATTGTGCGCAACGCCCTCACTTAGGAGAGTGGAAACCAGCGGATGCAACTGTGAGGTATCATCTGGCGGATTTATCTTTTTTCTCCCAACATATGCCTCAACCACAGTCATCTGcatcatcatatatttttgtcaGTATTTCTATGTTACCAATATATTTTTCATATCGAAACAACTACATGATACTGAGGTTTCACATGTTGACCAGTACCGTGCGTCCACAAATTGATGGAAATAAATTCAGTTTGAGCATAGAACACACCTGATTTAAAGTCAATGTCCCAGTTTTATCACTGCAAATTGTTGTTGCTGAGCCCATAGTTTCACACGCTGACAGTCTACGCACCTGCACATCTTTACCGTAAGAAACTAGTTTCACAAGATTTTTAAAAATCCATTTCCTAGTAGACGCAAAACTAtcacaaaaaatgaaaacagaaTGATGTTCGACCAGTGAAAGCATTTACATTTAAGAAACCGaaaaacttttaattaaaaagagCAAAGACACTTACCAATGCCTTATCTGCCATCATTTTCTTCATTGAGTATGCTAGCCTGTCACAGAATTGAAGACCAGATGCAAAGTTGATAACACAAATGAGAACTATATTGGTAATACTAGACTTAGATCCATTGTAATTGCAACCTGAAGCAAAAGTGGTGGATGCTACTTACGTCAAGGTAACAGCCAAAGGTAGCCCTTCAGGCACTGCAACAACCACAATGGTGACCTGCATGGTTCTATAGTTTGTCAAAGAAAGGCCAACATATAATCCTTAAACCGAAATGCATCCAGAAGCTTCACTTACAGCAATGGTGAAAATTTTCACTGCTCCATCAAAGGTTTTGCTAATGCTAGTCTGACCAGCTTTAAACTGTACGTTTCCCTCTAGATCTTTTGTATTTCCGGTAAAGTATCTAAAACATTAAATAAAAGTGAGGCTGATAAGATGATAAACAATTTAtgtaatatatagtataattaTTCAATGATCACAATGTTACCTGCCCCAAAGGACGGCTAGCACCAAAGCAGCCACTGAAAGCCCAACTATGCCTATAAAAGTTGCAACTCCATTCAACCGCACCTATCACAGATCACCGGAAGATAATATATCTTGAGctgtaaataataaaaaaaaatggatttcCCATAGATCAAACAACTATACTTGTGGAAAAATGCAAAAACCTGCAAAGGAGTTTCTTCACCAGTATCCTCTGAGATGCTCGCCATCAATAATCCCCATTCAGTATTGATTCCAACACCAGTTACCTACAGATAGCCGAAAAGGTGAAGCCGCCTGGTGGTACTGGTACTGACAGTCACGTATTactttaagaagaaaaaaggagaCTAGGAACAAAGCATTATAGGGATAATTCCAGCATCAAAACAAATAGACATGAAACGTTTGGTTGTTTCAGTCAAGTTATGATAAGTGCAGCACAATAAACTAATTGAAGTTACTTTACCAGCATAGTACCCACTCCATCAGCCACTTTGCAACCTGACATTAAGAAAGGTGCTTTCTGATCCTTGTGAACCTGAAAGAGATGGCGCTTAAGAATCATATCGGTAACGATCATAATTGAATTGGTGCAGGGTACCGTATAAGCACTCACAATCTTGCTTTCACCAGTCATGCTAGATTCATCAATAGCAAGTGAATGACCAGTGATTACGATTCCATCAGCAGGGACCTAAGTACAACAAGAACAACAATCAAGTAAGAACAAAATAATTTGGTTACGAATTGTAAAATTAATTTCCAATTAGAACAAATAAAACATTAAGTACACTCACTTGATCACCTATTCTGAGAGGTACAACATCACCAACCACAATATCAAATATTGAAATCGTTACTGATCTACCGCCTCTCATGACCTatagaaattttcaaatatatagTCAATTCAGCATCCAAAGAGTAAATGTTAATATTCCAAAGATGGCAGAGTGCACACCTCCAAttgtatattttgtttttccgCGTTTAGATTTTGGAACTGAAGAGATTGCCGATAATCACTAACAGCtggcaaacaaacaaatttaaggAACAGGAAAAAATTGGTCTCGTGCTTCCAAGATGAGTCTAACAGAAAcaagatcaaatcacaattacaAATATCAATTCCAATACCTGTGACAACTATAACAAGAAACACAGCAAAGAAAATGCTTGCTCCGTCATACCATCCTTCCTCCAAACCCTATGAggatatcaaaagaaaaaaggtagaCAAAACTGTTCAAAAAAAACATAGAAATACAAAGCACGCCCAGATAATTAGACAAACGAGCACCATTCAGTTACAGGTTAAATACGAGAATAGAGGATGCAAATGGTCGAGAATACCTCAGTTTTTAATCCGAGTGCCAATGACACCACTGCTGCGATGATCAAGATTATAAGAGTCAAGTCTTGCCAAGCTTCCCAAAGGAACCTCTGCAGGACAAAGCATAGGAATGAATTTCAGTTATTGCAACATGTTCCTGAATAAAAccagaaaataacaaaatgtAACACCTTGTAATTAGATAATATACCCAGAAACTCCGCCCTTTTTTCCGAGGATATGTATTTGATCCAAACACTTCCTTTCGTTTTACTACATCTGTTTCATCTCCACGAATTCCCTTCTCCACGTTCGATTTTAGCAACGCTGATATGCCTTTAATCTAGTGAAATGATGATTGCATTATGTAAGTAGAGCAAACAGAACATTACGAAAACAAGGAAAAATACAGTTGCAGTTAACTTACCCCTCCATATTGCTGTAAAGCAGTAATATTGTTCTCCCTGGTCAATGTAACAAGTTGGTCTAGTGCAATTCCGTAATCACCACTGGGAGTTGGGGGCGCAACTGTTGTGCCTATCCCTATATCATCCGGGACAAAAGCAAATCATGCAAATAAGCAACTTGAATGGAATCttccgacaagagtgaaagtaAAGCTAGAATTAATTATGttgaaaagaaaatctgaacCGTCCAACAATAAAACACTAAAGTTATGGATCCAAAGAATATCGAGCCTGACAGAACACAACATGCAATAATGCTTCCCCTTCACGGTAGCCCTACCTTAGAACCTAAACCGAATGTGAGTCTAGCACGGGCAAAACTAAAGAGAGTACAGAAATAAGGTAAGTGATCAACATCATTTAGACAGCGGACCAGTATACAACGAGTTTGAGTACTGTATTGACTGACCATAAAATGCAAAAGCTTTAGTTTCAATGAAATAAGCCCAAAAATGTCCATGAGTCTAACACAGCAAACGTTGACAAACTAAATACTGTAAAACCTGTGGATGAAATACGTAACCTTCATAAAAATAGCACTGTAATTATAAATAACTGGAAGCTAGAGTGAACATACCAAGTTCCCGTTCTCCTGCCAATTTGAAAAGCAATGCTGCCTAAATATGACAAGCAATCATCAGTCGAACAGACAAAAATAGTTCCAATTACTGAATAGTTAATTATTGTTTGAAACATTACTCGTATGACTTGTGCATGGGATCTAATCATCCgcctccttttttctttttcttcttccgctTTCAAGTCCATAGTGTACCTGAACCGTCTGGAAGCATTTAGCACTAATGCCGCTTGCTGCCAAGAAAGTGATAAGCAAATGTAATTAGAACGAtgatacaaaaaaataataataatcaccACCAAAAAAAGATTATACCATTCCGTAAccgtgtaaaaaaaaatttgttacatTGAAAGGAATCGAACTTGAACCTATCCTACTGCTTGAGCTAACCCGAAGAGCTTCCAAATCTTGTACATTGGTAACACATAACTTTGCGTATGAAAATATGCGTAACGAGTGTAATATACCCCATTACATTGCATCAATAGCATCGGCAATATTTTCTAGgattgaaacaaaatttgattcgaTTCGATGCCGATTCGTTTCCACTTCCAACGAACCAAAAACAATGCTAGCAAGCACGACATTGCATATCATATTATACATAAAATATCAATGGCATTAACTAATACGTGACTGATTTGAATCCACAAAAATGACATTGCTTTTTGCAATGCAATCAGTGTAATGTGAATGAAATGGAATGCGTATAACACGTACCCTCCATCTCCTGAGCGTCTCGTGAGGCGCATTCTTGGTGTGGGCAATGTCGAAGGGATCCGTCGGCATGTCGTTCGCCGCGGCAGCGTCGTAGTCGAACTCGGTCTCCAGTCCCACCCTCGCCCCTCCTCCCCCTGCCTCCATGTCGTGTTGGTTCTGCTCCGACAACGACGTTGGCAACAACCCGTTCGTGGAAGACGAGGAACCACGTGACGCAGCCATCTCTCAATCGTCGTACGCTACGAAAAAAGAGTTTGctcctcctccccctcctccgtCCTTTTTAACTCGAGCGCTCCGAACCTGTTCTGGTGCCCACCTACCTAGCTAGTctcccaaaattaaaaaaaacaccaaacaaaaacaaacaaataaaataaaattgccaaataaaaaaaaaacacagaagCTAAAGCTGATTAACAACACGCCAAAAACAACCACACACCAAAAGAATCAACGTTTCTTTTCTGTTTCGTTTTTTTACCATACTGGCGATGCTACTGTCTCTATTTTTCCGGCGAACAGCTATATAAATTTTACCGCGAATTCAGGAGGATAAACCGGAAACGAGAGCTTACCTGTACACGACTCGCTCTTCGCATCGTAGGCTGGAGGATAACGATAACCAGAGAAAGGACGAgaaattctgattttttttattttttgtttttgtgagaTGAGATGAGTATGAAGGGAAAGTTCGAGGAAGCTTCGTGCTGTTAATGCATGTGATGTGCATGAGCACGACAGGAAGAGAAGGACTTATtgcttatttatatatatatattgggcgGTTCAAAAACAATCCATTACAACAATAATTCTTTTTTGGCGTGCAATGAAGAACACCATTATTTATTTAACAATGATGTTTGTGTTTAGGATACGTTTGTTGCACTAAATTATCTCATACTCGATTAATTTTAGAGATAAAACTGAATTTTCTAGACATGAACTTAGTAGCATGAGAATAATGAAGGGTTTAGTGATGTATGGACgactaaattaaatttttttaggttgaaattattttttgtcattttctcaTTCATTTCATTAACATGGTATTATTattaagggagactttggatgcggtccttagtcattctttgattgaaaccttgttagtttttaatttttgattgagatccctgaaattaatgtgataatttatttttatgtacgttactttttttttaaattaaaaattagaaattttagttgtttatataaatgagattttaaataaaaaaaccataatttgtgggattaaaaatattaaaatataatctactattgtgtgtgtgtgtgtgtaaacatgggtacattcatcaaaattaaccaaaaaaatcaaaacatgggtatattcttcaaaatcacaaaaaaaaaaaaaaagatattaagcttaataacattagtaaatttcttcggttaaacttgacatagatacattttaaaatcaaagaaaaaagaatgtacccatataagtttaaaaatggattagaaaaaaattgaatagattttatattaaaaaaatggtacattttacatataacaattttgtatatttaagaatgagtacattttaagattaaaaagttttacatgaatgggtacatataattagcatgggtacatttagcaaaataaaaagtacaaataaaaaaatatgggtacaaatacaaataaactttaaaaaatatgggcacaaaaagaaattaatatatgggtacaaattaaaattgaaaagaaaattggtacaaattaaaaaaaattacatattaaaaatggatacaaactaaaactaaaaatatatgataaaaaatttagtcataaatataaatatactaattgtaacatttttaacattaaacgaatatatttagaaataaaaaatatttaattattgaaataattaatgatttaataataccaaggaccttgatcaaaaattaaaaatgaataggattttaatcaatagagtagtaaaaggaaggatgagaacctaatttttccTATTACTAATCTAAACTTATTTTATTTGACTCTCTAAGAGATACTTTTTAGTATGACTGAACATCGGAATGGTGCACCAGGTGCTATCATATAAATGGTAAGATAtgtgaattaaaattttaataatttataaaataaaattgttcacCACTTAAATAAAAACACTTGATATAACACTTGTATTAGTATTCCGGTCAGATACTGAAGTGTCTCTACGTTTCCTTACTCGCTTCTTTGCACCGTCCACAATTGCTCCCAGTAAAAATCAAACCCGTAATTTCTCTTATTTTCGTTTGCTTTCTCTTCATATCAAACCCAttatctctctttcttttcatatcaaacccagaaatcccttgtttttttctctatttgCAGAGGCTTAGTCGGATTGTGTGGAGGCTTCGTCGGATCGCTGGTTGTGCAGAGGATTTGACGGACCTCCTCTGAAGTTGTGCAGAGGCATTGTCGGTCGTCGCCCACTCTGGTTGGGAGTTGTTGCGGACGACGCTACGCAGGCGTGAAAAGACGCAGGTTTGGAGACGAAGACCATCGGCTGGGATTTGGGTTTCGACGGAGACCGTCGGCTACAACCGGAAACGAGAGCTTACATGTACACGACTCGCTCGTCGCATTGTAAGCTGGAGGATAACCAGAaccggaggaggaggaggagagatttctgattttttttaattttttaaattttttgtgaGATGAGATGCATCATTACTGGTATGGAAAGTTCGAGGAAGATTCGTGCTGAAGTGCATGAACACGACAGGAAGGGAGGGACTTGCTGCTTTTTACCcccctgtgtgtgtgtgtgtgtattgtgcaGTTCAAAAATCCACTACCATATGTTTAGTGAGAAAAcaataattcttttttttagCGTGCAACGACAGATACCTTTATGTATTTAAcaacaaggaagaaaatatcggtgatatcggaaatatcggtagtccgaaaacacgaaaatatcgatggaaatatcggtaaaatatcgatatcgataaaaattacatggaaaccacggaaattgtaagaaaaacttggaaatttttattgaaactttgtaggatgtttatttagtcaattatctattagtttatcacaaaaaattggaaggaaatgcattgcatgatggatttaacattatcaagttgattatatagcgatctgacaaacattatgagtgtagaaaatatgtagtaattaatgaaagaagtctaaacacaccataatcatttatatataatgaattagtacaatattttacactttagaaccacatagagttcctatgaggttcaaatttgtcactatcttcatcatctctatgtgtagaatgagtgtattgtgaagagtagttatcaaatgataaatccccaaaatagttttgcatgtaattgttaatatgccacccatatggatccgagattggttgaggttgtccataagaaaaatcatttgaagattgaggctgTGATtgattccatgagtcgctcgattccatcccaacaggaatgggatatgaagggtagggaaatggttggttatgagtaaaACCATAGTTAgtacttcccaatccaacagagtctgaagttctagataacgagtcatcttcttgacttgacaaaatccctttgcctctttctctgcgagtatagtccttccctatggcaccaattcctggtcctgcccgcctactgccatggtcatcatcctgggttgcatgcgtgaagtttgcctcaccagtgaaggggctcatatatccgggaggtggtggtccataatagtttccatatccaccaccactacctccagctccactacctccagctccactatgtccttcatcattcccacctccggtggtaggtgagtctcctgatcttgtactagagctatcattagtatcagcacgatgttgtggttgtgtaggattggaaaaaggtggaattccagtgttgcttggtcttgggtgcaaaagttcttcgaaagagtcagcgctgctagatcccacctcctcctctaatactctttctacatttatcccttcattacgtgcttcttcagcaactctgggagctgggttgccttcatcatcatctaaatgaagaggtctaatccattgaaaaagttggttaccctccgtatcatcatcttcaccaacaatatcaaacacatctagtgggtcaccacggtcgacatgatcgatttctgcttccttatctcgaatttgaagcttcatgttgtagtagcaataaactaatttttccaagctactatgagccaacttatttctttgctttgtgtggatgagtgcaaatgtgctccaatttctttcacaagcagatgaggaagctgtttgtgataatacttttattgctaactttctcacagttggtgcatcggtcccatacatgatccaccattcagctacaatgaaaaataatgttgataagcctaataactccaacaaattctattataaacttatagtgaaatatgtttatactcactaggagacatatttgttcgagcagcaactgatgttggttctccaaatgttcttcttgcatctttaaaccatgttagctgaatacaataaattgtgttagtttaatccaacaaagtaattattataatttaagtaattgtgtacctcatttccaaattggccaactgctggtgatgcagggtctaatttagagtatacattatgtacagcacgtataaggttatcatcatctccaacaccgggtctgtattggtatcggggattcaaataatatgatgttcaaagaaacacatactctaataagataaataatacttatgcaactaaagaaatgaattgcaaattatgacataatttatacctactgcatgcaaatcgtggtataatgttttataccatcggtcttcaattatttttacgacccaccttgcaccatgttttctttccaattcatccttcactacacgcatcaactcatatacagcccccatagtaggatacacttctgtgtcaacgatccgtaaaactttgtaaagaggttcaaacacttgacacacatgttctgtttgactccaaaaagcatgatcaagcactatactttccaccatacgacctgtatttgagcggctgaaattgtggttggcccaatcgtcactagtgaatagttgcttcaaccctgctttcttcttgagtaggctgtttaatgcaatatagttggtggcgaatcgagtggtagctggacgaataatttctcctctgcaaaattcacgcatctttgccaacaaccaaccgtgattgtaaatataattagtgatcgttctagctcttttgaccacagtagcaacattctctctcttccccattgctcaaacataagatcaatacaatgtgctgcacatgatgtccaaaacacattatgatgcttcattaacttttttccagctttgacaaatgcagaaccgttgtcggtcacgacttggacaacattatgctctcccacctccatgattacatccctcaataatttgtaaatatacttgtaattctttatatggtctgaagcatcaacagacttcaaaaaaattgtcttgccCTTGGAatataccatgaagttgatgatagataatctggtcgggccggtccatccgtcacacatgattgtgcaaccattagtttcccactttgacctcaacttgttaacatactcgccaatgtctttatactccatatccaaatatttgtttcttatctcatagggagtgagaggttgtactccaacaccggcatgttgacatcccactaccatatttttgaaatgatgtgatgaagccttcgcagcagggacattttcatagataaagaacttgctaattagacgccccattccctccttcacattacctcccttgaaataactccaaacactcttttg is a genomic window of Malus domestica chromosome 09, GDT2T_hap1 containing:
- the LOC139198529 gene encoding uncharacterized protein: MSPTEWWIMYGTDAPTVRKLAIKVLSQTASSSACERNWSTFALIHTKQRNKLAHSSLEKLVYCYYNMKLQIRDKEAEIDHVDRGDPLDVFDIVGEDDDTEGNQLFQWIRPLHLDDDEGNPAPRVAEEARNEGINVERVLEEEVGSSSADSFEELLHPRPSNTGIPPFSNPTQPQHRADTNDSSSTRSGDSPTTGGGNDEGHSGAGGSGAGGSGGGYGNYYGPPPPGYMSPFTGEANFTHATQDDDHGSRRAGPGIGAIGKDYTRRERGKGILSSQEDDSLSRTSDSVGLGSTNYGFTHNQPFPYPSYPIPVGMESSDSWNQSQPQSSNDFSYGQPQPISDPYGWHINNYMQNYFGDLSFDNYSSQYTHSTHRDDEDSDKFEPHRNSMWF
- the LOC103443251 gene encoding calcium-transporting ATPase 9, plasma membrane-type-like isoform X1; translation: MAASRGSSSSTNGLLPTSLSEQNQHDMEAGGGGARVGLETEFDYDAAAANDMPTDPFDIAHTKNAPHETLRRWRQAALVLNASRRFRYTMDLKAEEEKEKRRRMIRSHAQVIRAALLFKLAGERELGIGTTVAPPTPSGDYGIALDQLVTLTRENNITALQQYGGIKGISALLKSNVEKGIRGDETDVVKRKEVFGSNTYPRKKGRSFWRFLWEAWQDLTLIILIIAAVVSLALGLKTEGLEEGWYDGASIFFAVFLVIVVTAVSDYRQSLQFQNLNAEKQNIQLEVMRGGRSVTISIFDIVVGDVVPLRIGDQVPADGIVITGHSLAIDESSMTGESKIVHKDQKAPFLMSGCKVADGVGTMLVTGVGINTEWGLLMASISEDTGEETPLQVRLNGVATFIGIVGLSVAALVLAVLWGRYFTGNTKDLEGNVQFKAGQTSISKTFDGAVKIFTIAVTIVVVAVPEGLPLAVTLTLAYSMKKMMADKALVRRLSACETMGSATTICSDKTGTLTLNQMTVVEAYVGRKKINPPDDTSQLHPLVSTLLSEGVAHNTTGNVFEPTQGGKVEISGSPTEKAILSWAFKLGMKFDVIRLESTVLHVFPFNSEKKRGGVALKQADSKVHIHWKGAAEIVLASCTEYLDSDGCSQNIEDDKEFFKTAIDDMAERSLRCVAIAYRPYEQDKVPTDEEQLSQWALPEDNLVLLAIVGIKDPCRPGVKDAVQLCTEAGVKVRMVTGDNLQTAKAIALECGILLSLEDATEPTIIEGKTFRELSEKEREQTAKKITVMGRSSPNDKLLLVQALRKGGEVVAVTGDGTNDAPALHEADIGLSMGIQGTEVAKESSDIVILDDNFASVVKVVRWGRSVYANIQKFIQFQLTVNVAALVINVVAAISSGSVPLNAVQLLWVNLIMDTLGALALATEPPTDNLMQRTPVGRRAPLITNIMWRNLLVQAMYQVTVLLVLNFKGNRILGLQKDVQKHAIGVKNTLIFNAFVFCQIFNEFNARKPEEINVFIGVTKNYLFMGIIGITLVLQIIIVMFLGKFTKTVRLSWQQWLICLGIAIVSWPLAVIGKLIPVPKTPFSQYFSRPIQRYRNSRNRNT
- the LOC103443251 gene encoding calcium-transporting ATPase 9, plasma membrane-type-like isoform X2, coding for MAASRGSSSSTNGLLPTSLSEQNQHDMEAGGGGARVGLETEFDYDAAAANDMPTDPFDIAHTKNAPHETLRRWRQAALVLNASRRFRYTMDLKAEEEKEKRRRMIRSHAQVIRAALLFKLAGERELGIGTTVAPPTPSGDYGIALDQLVTLTRENNITALQQYGGIKGISALLKSNVEKGIRGDETDVVKRKEVFGSNTYPRKKGRSFWRFLWEAWQDLTLIILIIAAVVSLALGLKTEGLEEGWYDGASIFFAVFLVIVVTAVSDYRQSLQFQNLNAEKQNIQLEVMRGGRSVTISIFDIVVGDVVPLRIGDQVPADGIVITGHSLAIDESSMTGESKIVHKDQKAPFLMSGCKVADGVGTMLVTGVGINTEWGLLMASISEDTGEETPLQVRLNGVATFIGIVGLSVAALVLAVLWGRYFTGNTKDLEGNVQFKAGQTSISKTFDGAVKIFTIAVTIVVVAVPEGLPLAVTLTLAYSMKKMMADKALVRRLSACETMGSATTICSDKTGTLTLNQMTVVEAYVGRKKINPPDDTSQLHPLVSTLLSEGVAHNTTGNVFEPTGGKVEISGSPTEKAILSWAFKLGMKFDVIRLESTVLHVFPFNSEKKRGGVALKQADSKVHIHWKGAAEIVLASCTEYLDSDGCSQNIEDDKEFFKTAIDDMAERSLRCVAIAYRPYEQDKVPTDEEQLSQWALPEDNLVLLAIVGIKDPCRPGVKDAVQLCTEAGVKVRMVTGDNLQTAKAIALECGILLSLEDATEPTIIEGKTFRELSEKEREQTAKKITVMGRSSPNDKLLLVQALRKGGEVVAVTGDGTNDAPALHEADIGLSMGIQGTEVAKESSDIVILDDNFASVVKVVRWGRSVYANIQKFIQFQLTVNVAALVINVVAAISSGSVPLNAVQLLWVNLIMDTLGALALATEPPTDNLMQRTPVGRRAPLITNIMWRNLLVQAMYQVTVLLVLNFKGNRILGLQKDVQKHAIGVKNTLIFNAFVFCQIFNEFNARKPEEINVFIGVTKNYLFMGIIGITLVLQIIIVMFLGKFTKTVRLSWQQWLICLGIAIVSWPLAVIGKLIPVPKTPFSQYFSRPIQRYRNSRNRNT